One Alkalicoccus halolimnae DNA segment encodes these proteins:
- a CDS encoding ABC transporter ATP-binding protein, with product MGASLVTLNQVGKTFKTNSKEETVLQNINLSIEDGETVSILGKSGCGKSTLLNVIGGFHAPTKGSVLFEGEQVTNPSRRAIMLFQHYALLPWRSVLKNVELGLEPEGLSASEQRERAETYLALVGLKDSLHQFPSQLSGGMQQRVAIARALAIRPEMILMDEPFAALDTFTRYYLQDELMKIQQQEKTNIVLVTHDIDEAVYLSDRIFMMDANPGRIRRTVDIELPKPRDRSHRDFQYYRKLILDEFDFSQRDQSVEYNI from the coding sequence ATGGGGGCATCTCTCGTTACGTTGAATCAAGTCGGCAAAACGTTCAAAACAAACAGTAAAGAAGAAACCGTTCTTCAGAATATTAATTTATCCATTGAAGACGGAGAGACCGTGTCGATTCTCGGAAAAAGCGGCTGCGGAAAAAGTACGCTCCTTAACGTGATCGGCGGCTTTCACGCACCAACGAAAGGCAGCGTCCTTTTTGAAGGAGAACAGGTGACTAATCCTTCACGCCGAGCGATTATGCTCTTTCAGCATTATGCGCTTCTTCCATGGCGTTCTGTATTAAAAAATGTCGAGCTTGGACTGGAACCGGAAGGACTTTCTGCTTCTGAACAGCGGGAGCGGGCAGAAACGTATTTGGCTCTCGTAGGACTGAAGGACAGCCTTCACCAGTTCCCGTCTCAGCTTTCCGGGGGAATGCAGCAGCGTGTGGCGATTGCCAGGGCACTTGCTATCCGGCCGGAGATGATCCTGATGGACGAACCGTTTGCGGCCTTAGACACGTTTACCCGCTATTATCTTCAGGATGAACTGATGAAAATCCAGCAGCAGGAAAAAACGAACATCGTTCTTGTCACGCACGATATCGATGAAGCGGTCTACTTATCCGACCGTATCTTCATGATGGATGCAAATCCGGGACGAATCCGACGGACTGTGGATATCGAACTGCCGAAGCCGCGGGACCGCAGTCACCGTGATTTTCAGTATTACCGCAAGCTGATACTGGACGAGTTTGATTTCAGTCAGCGGGATCAATCGGTGGAATACAACATTTAA
- a CDS encoding ABC transporter substrate-binding protein, with translation MKKQKIILSYGLISSIVLSACGTPPSAEENREVIRLGHLPITHAAPLYFLDENQTQYLDGVEVELIQFSSWIELMDALNTGRIDGASVLFELAMKARERGIDIQAMALGHREGNPIIVDPEIESVADLKGETVAIPHTLSAHNLLLDEMLSRNGLQYEDVNVVEMPPPEMPAALSENRVSSYIVAEPFGALGVTNEVGEVLYQSSEFCPDNCLCCALVLREDFMENSPEAADQFMEGYLAASEKAGDGSEESLATHASYLPVEEGALELSLEWISYDNLDIEREEYDYLREKLMEMQLVDVPPEFDDFVNRKYLEERS, from the coding sequence GTGAAGAAACAGAAAATCATACTCAGTTACGGCCTCATCTCCTCCATCGTTCTCTCCGCCTGCGGAACTCCGCCAAGCGCGGAAGAGAATCGGGAAGTAATCCGTCTCGGCCACCTGCCGATTACGCATGCCGCTCCGCTTTATTTCCTTGATGAGAACCAAACGCAGTATCTGGACGGAGTCGAAGTTGAACTGATCCAATTCAGCAGCTGGATTGAGCTGATGGATGCTTTGAACACCGGGCGCATTGATGGAGCGTCCGTTTTATTTGAACTGGCCATGAAAGCAAGGGAAAGAGGTATTGATATTCAGGCGATGGCGCTGGGCCACCGTGAAGGTAATCCGATCATTGTAGATCCGGAAATCGAAAGCGTGGCTGATTTAAAAGGGGAAACGGTTGCGATTCCACATACGCTTTCTGCTCATAACCTGCTGCTTGATGAAATGCTCTCACGAAACGGTCTTCAGTACGAGGACGTTAACGTAGTGGAAATGCCTCCGCCGGAAATGCCGGCGGCTTTGTCGGAAAATCGTGTCTCCAGTTATATTGTAGCGGAACCATTCGGAGCACTCGGCGTGACAAACGAAGTGGGAGAAGTCCTCTACCAGTCGAGCGAATTCTGCCCGGATAACTGTCTCTGCTGTGCGCTCGTTCTGCGGGAAGACTTTATGGAGAACTCCCCGGAAGCGGCCGATCAATTTATGGAAGGCTATCTTGCAGCAAGTGAAAAAGCAGGAGACGGTTCGGAGGAATCGCTTGCTACTCATGCTTCGTATCTGCCTGTGGAAGAGGGAGCACTGGAACTTTCTCTGGAATGGATTTCCTATGACAACCTTGATATAGAAAGAGAAGAATACGACTACCTGCGTGAAAAATTGATGGAAATGCAGCTGGTGGACGTGCCGCCGGAATTCGATGATTTTGTAAATCGCAAGTATCTGGAAGAAAGGAGTTAA
- a CDS encoding ABC transporter permease, whose product MKLAHTLLYALTAFIIVIAVWQSVIWLGNYPEALLPSPLMVFWGIVSIIQDGTLFTHVQISLFRFFVGYITAVVVAVVLGLLLARTTHIWRVVDPIVQVLRPVAPVAWSPFIVLWFGIGNMPAIVIIFIAAFFPVLLSTVSAVKKIDPTYLKLAENLELSRTSLLWKIIFPASFPYIANGLHIAVGTAWIFLVAGEMIGAQSGLGYLIVDSRNALDLDLVLAGIFFIGVLGLLLDKAIGLFEKWIGRQWGVES is encoded by the coding sequence ATGAAACTGGCTCATACACTACTCTACGCGCTTACAGCATTTATTATAGTTATAGCCGTCTGGCAGTCGGTCATCTGGCTAGGCAATTATCCGGAAGCGCTGCTCCCTTCTCCGCTGATGGTTTTCTGGGGCATTGTCTCTATTATTCAGGACGGAACTCTTTTCACTCATGTACAGATAAGCCTTTTCCGTTTTTTCGTTGGATACATAACAGCTGTTGTCGTGGCAGTCGTTCTCGGACTTCTGCTTGCTAGAACAACCCATATCTGGCGGGTGGTGGACCCGATCGTACAGGTGCTTCGGCCGGTTGCTCCTGTTGCCTGGTCCCCGTTTATCGTTCTCTGGTTTGGTATCGGCAATATGCCTGCGATTGTGATTATTTTTATAGCCGCTTTTTTCCCGGTGCTGCTTTCCACCGTTTCCGCAGTGAAAAAGATCGATCCGACATATTTGAAGCTTGCAGAAAATTTGGAGCTGAGCCGGACTTCGCTGCTCTGGAAAATTATTTTCCCGGCTTCGTTTCCGTACATCGCCAACGGACTTCATATTGCCGTCGGTACGGCCTGGATTTTCCTCGTGGCGGGGGAGATGATCGGTGCTCAGTCGGGTCTTGGCTACCTGATCGTTGACTCACGTAATGCGCTCGATCTTGACCTCGTTCTTGCCGGCATCTTTTTTATCGGTGTTCTCGGTCTGCTGTTGGATAAAGCGATCGGTCTTTTCGAAAAATGGATCGGCCGGCAGTGGGGCGTTGAAAGTTAA
- a CDS encoding winged helix-turn-helix transcriptional regulator, with protein MKKRYPLECNIAQTLNLVGDRWTMLVLHEVLVGRETFNYMKQQLTGISANILSERLKHLEQLGLIESTLYSDHPPRHSYRPTESGQAFSKVFDSMLIWGRDHLDECYKKLVHTECQSEVAIDYYCACCEKRVSQEEVQPVELEKEKVQ; from the coding sequence ATGAAAAAACGTTATCCGCTTGAATGCAATATTGCCCAGACGCTGAATCTGGTCGGCGATCGATGGACGATGCTCGTCCTTCATGAAGTGCTCGTCGGCCGCGAAACGTTTAACTATATGAAGCAGCAGCTCACCGGCATCTCTGCCAACATCCTTTCTGAACGTCTGAAGCACCTCGAGCAGCTTGGTCTTATTGAAAGCACGCTTTATTCCGATCATCCGCCGCGTCACAGCTACCGGCCGACAGAAAGCGGGCAGGCGTTCAGCAAAGTGTTTGATTCCATGCTGATCTGGGGACGGGATCATCTCGATGAGTGCTATAAAAAGCTCGTGCATACGGAATGCCAGAGCGAAGTGGCCATTGATTACTACTGCGCATGCTGCGAAAAGCGTGTCTCTCAGGAAGAAGTTCAACCGGTTGAGCTGGAAAAAGAGAAAGTTCAATAA
- a CDS encoding DUF4242 domain-containing protein, whose protein sequence is MALYLIESSLNENLKNTEAFEEKVSSLEQNLQEELIEVQVASDFGRAFFIFEAEEEAGLKSALEGEQLPVDLAKEVRIVGQELEEAKKQKEKINYLVEWNLPDNLTMDQYLERKKKNSVHYAEVPEVSFSRTYVCEDMTKCLCFYDAPDDESVVRAREAVKAPIDNITQLSDKK, encoded by the coding sequence ATGGCACTATATTTAATCGAATCATCCCTAAATGAAAATTTGAAAAATACAGAAGCATTTGAGGAAAAAGTAAGCAGTCTCGAACAGAACCTTCAGGAGGAACTCATTGAAGTACAGGTTGCATCCGACTTCGGCCGCGCTTTCTTCATTTTTGAAGCAGAAGAGGAAGCTGGACTAAAATCAGCACTTGAAGGAGAACAGCTGCCGGTGGACCTGGCGAAGGAAGTACGGATCGTCGGGCAGGAGCTGGAGGAAGCAAAGAAACAGAAAGAAAAAATCAACTATCTCGTCGAATGGAATCTTCCGGATAACCTGACGATGGATCAGTACCTCGAACGCAAAAAGAAAAACTCCGTGCACTATGCAGAAGTACCGGAAGTTTCGTTTTCCAGAACGTATGTCTGTGAAGATATGACTAAATGTCTCTGCTTTTACGACGCACCGGACGACGAATCTGTAGTCCGCGCACGCGAAGCAGTAAAAGCACCAATCGACAACATCACCCAGCTGTCTGACAAAAAATAG
- a CDS encoding acyl-CoA/acyl-ACP dehydrogenase: MHALNYDVQLDTLLQKDLKPLVRSIDEKAYYPKEFLLEIGKNGFLSSEGITVAEAARQEVNVVQNVSSYCMTTGFNLWCHMAALTYVRHTENQSLKDRFLPALENGELLGATGLSNPMKYYAGLEKLHLKAERVNGGYTLKGALPAVSNLGEDHWFGAVAEVDSDKRIMAFVSCSQENLELKEKVSYLGLNGSATYACRFDHVFVPDEQILAEDADSFIQKIRPYFVTYQVPVGLGVVEASIKSVRRCAAKQGGVNELLPVQADDLQDRFDAVQQEFTELLEAGVTWKGILSVRRTAAYLTMEAVHAAMMHAGGAAYLQTSADGRRLREAYFFMNLTPTVKHLEKMLQ, encoded by the coding sequence GTGCATGCACTCAACTACGATGTACAACTGGACACTCTGCTTCAGAAGGATCTGAAGCCGCTCGTCCGCTCGATCGATGAAAAAGCCTATTATCCAAAAGAATTTCTGCTTGAAATTGGGAAAAACGGCTTTTTATCTTCGGAAGGAATAACGGTGGCAGAAGCGGCCAGACAGGAAGTGAACGTCGTGCAGAACGTTTCTTCCTACTGTATGACGACCGGATTTAACCTGTGGTGCCATATGGCCGCATTAACATATGTACGCCATACGGAGAATCAGAGCTTAAAGGACCGGTTTCTGCCAGCTCTGGAAAACGGGGAACTTCTTGGAGCAACAGGGTTGTCCAATCCGATGAAATATTATGCCGGATTAGAAAAGCTTCACTTAAAAGCGGAGCGTGTTAACGGAGGCTATACGCTGAAAGGTGCCCTTCCCGCTGTCTCCAATCTAGGGGAGGATCACTGGTTCGGTGCGGTCGCAGAAGTCGACAGTGATAAGCGGATTATGGCTTTCGTTTCCTGCAGTCAGGAAAACCTGGAGCTGAAAGAAAAGGTCTCTTATCTGGGACTGAATGGAAGCGCAACATACGCCTGCCGCTTTGACCACGTGTTTGTACCGGATGAACAGATTCTTGCGGAAGACGCGGACTCATTTATTCAAAAGATCCGTCCTTATTTCGTCACATACCAGGTGCCTGTCGGACTGGGGGTCGTCGAGGCATCGATTAAGTCTGTGCGCAGGTGCGCAGCGAAACAGGGAGGCGTTAATGAACTTCTTCCTGTGCAGGCAGATGATCTGCAGGATCGTTTCGATGCCGTTCAGCAGGAATTTACTGAACTGCTTGAAGCAGGCGTCACGTGGAAAGGGATTCTTTCCGTGAGACGGACCGCCGCTTATTTAACAATGGAAGCGGTCCACGCTGCGATGATGCATGCAGGAGGCGCAGCCTACCTGCAGACAAGCGCAGACGGCCGTCGGCTTCGGGAAGCGTATTTCTTCATGAACCTTACTCCGACAGTAAAGCATTTGGAAAAGATGCTGCAGTAA
- a CDS encoding FadR/GntR family transcriptional regulator encodes MSFKQIQTKKISEIVREQIEERMRAGKIQPGDKLSSVVQLAEEFQVSRSAVREALSALRAVGAVTIRQGEGTFVNEYDFSGIFDPLKKERVISKQEMLDLFEVRKIIEAGTAELAALKRTGQNLQEIRDALTDMETASEESVGEAADVSFHLAVAASTQNKTMVQMMEQLADTLRRTMFEARRVWLFSEKKSLNRLFEEHMHIYEAIAASDPEAARTAMLAHLSHVETTIIEGSELA; translated from the coding sequence ATGAGCTTCAAGCAGATACAGACTAAAAAAATATCTGAAATTGTCCGGGAACAGATCGAGGAAAGGATGCGTGCCGGGAAAATCCAGCCGGGGGATAAACTCAGTTCTGTCGTTCAGCTTGCTGAAGAGTTCCAGGTGAGCCGTTCCGCTGTCCGCGAGGCTCTGAGTGCCCTCCGTGCAGTCGGTGCCGTCACAATCCGTCAGGGGGAAGGAACATTTGTAAACGAATACGATTTTTCCGGCATATTTGATCCTTTAAAAAAAGAACGGGTAATTTCAAAACAGGAAATGCTCGACCTTTTTGAAGTGCGTAAAATCATCGAAGCGGGTACTGCCGAGCTTGCGGCCCTGAAACGAACCGGGCAGAATTTACAGGAAATAAGAGACGCTCTCACAGACATGGAAACCGCTTCCGAAGAAAGTGTCGGTGAGGCTGCCGATGTTTCTTTTCATCTGGCTGTCGCTGCATCTACACAAAACAAAACGATGGTGCAGATGATGGAACAACTGGCTGATACTCTTCGCAGAACGATGTTTGAAGCAAGACGTGTCTGGTTATTTTCGGAGAAGAAGTCGCTCAACCGCCTTTTCGAAGAACATATGCACATTTATGAGGCGATTGCAGCATCCGATCCGGAAGCTGCCCGAACGGCTATGCTTGCCCATCTTTCCCACGTGGAAACGACGATTATAGAAGGCAGTGAGCTGGCCTAG
- a CDS encoding LutC/YkgG family protein, which yields MTVGKIHNQEAFLSNIAGQLGRERRTEGVQRPQWKKQPQQEVFAGASKEELQEILIRQCGTIHTSVDTTTTSDLPKTLNEALEKFGSSPAVYWEDERFHSFGLDPVLEALPESRAWSDEDREEMTAFAERAKIGVTFSDITLAESGTVVLFSAPGKGRAVSLLPEVHIALIPRSTLVPRMTQAAEEIHRMRKEEGRVPSCVNFISGPSNSADIEMRLLVGVHGPVSAHYIIIEDA from the coding sequence ATAACGGTGGGAAAAATTCATAATCAGGAAGCTTTTTTATCCAACATCGCCGGACAGCTCGGCCGGGAAAGACGTACAGAGGGGGTGCAGCGTCCGCAGTGGAAAAAGCAGCCGCAGCAGGAGGTGTTTGCAGGTGCTTCCAAGGAGGAGCTTCAGGAGATTCTGATCCGCCAGTGCGGGACGATTCATACGTCCGTCGACACAACGACCACGTCCGATCTCCCGAAAACGCTGAATGAAGCTCTCGAAAAGTTCGGATCCTCCCCTGCTGTCTACTGGGAAGACGAACGGTTTCATTCATTCGGCCTCGATCCGGTGCTGGAAGCTCTTCCGGAAAGCAGAGCCTGGTCCGACGAAGACCGGGAAGAAATGACGGCCTTTGCAGAACGGGCTAAAATCGGGGTAACGTTTTCCGATATTACTCTCGCGGAGTCCGGAACGGTCGTCCTCTTCAGTGCTCCCGGTAAAGGACGGGCCGTAAGCCTTCTTCCGGAAGTGCATATAGCCCTGATTCCACGATCCACGCTCGTGCCGAGGATGACTCAGGCTGCAGAAGAGATCCACCGTATGCGGAAGGAAGAAGGCCGCGTTCCATCGTGTGTCAATTTCATTTCCGGTCCCAGCAACTCCGCTGATATCGAAATGCGTCTGCTCGTCGGGGTGCACGGCCCGGTATCCGCCCACTACATTATTATTGAAGATGCCTGA